In Marivirga salinae, a single window of DNA contains:
- a CDS encoding BT_3928 family protein: MKVIIDIVRYIVGGLFIFSGLVKVVDPVGTAIKLEEYFAVFAGDIAGFFSVFEPYALVIGIILNVLEVTLGVALIIRWRVRYTMNLLSIMIVFFTFLTFYTAYFNKVTDCGCFGDAITLTPWQSFTKDVILVVLIGFLYLNIRKIKESTFAAKNIIVVCVTAISLLLCIYAVRHLPPIDFRAYKVGTNIPDAMKAKENPKFQYTFEKDGEEIKSYEYKSEEEGYTLTGHEITNPDASTPKITDFATWNESGDKTETVMNGKKLWIVAYDISKANTEGLIDINGLLSRLSPDIQPIILTSSSAEDVLKIRAERGMKTDFYYADATVLKTIIRSNPGLVLVEDGTIKAKWHFNDVPDPIDITEKLN; the protein is encoded by the coding sequence ATGAAAGTAATAATCGATATAGTACGGTATATAGTAGGTGGTTTATTCATCTTTAGTGGACTGGTAAAAGTTGTTGACCCTGTAGGAACCGCTATCAAGTTAGAAGAATATTTTGCAGTTTTTGCTGGCGATATCGCAGGTTTTTTCTCTGTTTTTGAGCCTTATGCTTTAGTAATCGGAATTATTTTAAATGTTCTAGAAGTAACATTAGGGGTAGCATTAATTATCAGATGGAGAGTTAGATACACGATGAATCTACTCAGCATTATGATTGTTTTCTTCACTTTTCTCACATTCTATACAGCCTATTTCAATAAAGTAACTGACTGTGGATGCTTTGGAGATGCTATTACCTTAACCCCTTGGCAATCATTCACTAAAGATGTTATTTTAGTTGTATTAATAGGCTTCCTATATCTCAACATTAGAAAAATCAAGGAAAGTACATTTGCCGCGAAAAACATTATAGTGGTATGTGTAACAGCCATAAGTTTATTGCTTTGTATATATGCGGTAAGACATTTACCACCAATTGATTTCAGAGCTTATAAAGTAGGTACTAATATTCCTGATGCGATGAAGGCAAAGGAGAACCCTAAATTTCAATATACTTTTGAAAAAGATGGAGAGGAAATTAAGTCTTATGAATATAAATCTGAAGAAGAAGGATATACTTTAACTGGTCATGAAATAACTAATCCTGATGCATCAACACCAAAAATAACGGATTTTGCTACTTGGAATGAATCAGGTGACAAAACTGAAACCGTAATGAATGGGAAGAAATTATGGATTGTAGCTTATGATATTTCAAAGGCAAACACGGAAGGACTAATTGACATAAATGGACTTCTTTCAAGACTTAGCCCTGATATTCAACCTATAATACTTACTTCCTCCTCAGCAGAGGATGTACTCAAAATAAGAGCTGAAAGAGGCATGAAAACGGACTTCTATTATGCTGATGCAACTGTTTTAAAAACTATCATTCGTTCTAATCCTGGGCTTGTTTTAGTGGAAGATGGTACAATTAAAGCAAAATGGCATTTCAATGATGTTCCTGATCCGATTGATATCACAGAAAAATTAAATTAA
- a CDS encoding DUF1599 domain-containing protein, producing MMTQTESEYKQVIALCKDVFEKKTKDYGTAWRILRLPSITDQILIKAQRIRSIQEKGAQKIEEDIRNEFIGIINYSIIAIIQESLSENAPLEIPVEDLMPKYEKVADETLQLLLDKNHDYGEAWRDMRISSITDIILMKLYRVKQIEDNKGKTLISEPVKANYQDMINYAVFCLIKLEEEK from the coding sequence TTGATGACGCAAACTGAAAGCGAATATAAGCAAGTTATTGCGCTGTGTAAAGATGTTTTTGAAAAGAAAACCAAAGATTATGGTACTGCATGGAGAATCTTAAGATTACCTTCCATTACAGACCAAATTCTCATTAAAGCTCAACGGATTAGATCCATTCAAGAAAAAGGTGCCCAAAAAATTGAAGAAGACATCAGAAATGAATTTATTGGAATCATTAACTATTCAATAATTGCCATAATCCAAGAATCTCTTTCTGAAAATGCTCCTTTAGAAATTCCTGTGGAAGATTTAATGCCAAAATATGAGAAGGTTGCAGATGAAACTTTACAGTTATTATTGGATAAAAATCATGATTATGGTGAGGCTTGGAGAGATATGAGAATAAGCTCTATTACAGATATTATTTTGATGAAATTATATCGGGTGAAACAAATTGAAGATAATAAAGGTAAAACCCTCATATCCGAGCCTGTAAAAGCCAATTATCAGGATATGATTAATTATGCTGTTTTTTGTTTAATCAAACTTGAAGAAGAAAAGTAA
- the folP gene encoding dihydropteroate synthase, producing MEAKDKAFSHKKTLLSKGNLIDLSSPKVMGIINATPDSFYDGGKNVNLEKAVLTATKMLEDGADIIDIGGYSTKPNAEEVSVDEEVKRVIPLIKTLIHKFPDIVISIDTFRSKVAEKAVEAGASIINDVSGGNLDKEMFETVAKLKVPYILMHMRGTPATMQKMTDYNHLIKEIVLELSQKLEILRSLQVNDVIIDPGFGFAKSLAQNYEILNNLSYFKQLECPILVGVSRKSMIYKLLDVEAVDALNGTTALNMVALLNGGHILRVHDVKEAVETVKIYNQLTT from the coding sequence TTGGAAGCGAAAGATAAAGCATTTTCTCATAAAAAAACACTCCTTTCGAAAGGGAACTTAATCGATTTATCCTCTCCGAAGGTTATGGGCATTATTAATGCTACCCCAGATTCCTTTTACGATGGGGGCAAGAATGTAAATCTTGAGAAAGCTGTTTTGACAGCAACAAAAATGTTAGAAGATGGTGCGGATATAATTGATATCGGTGGATATTCTACTAAACCAAATGCCGAAGAGGTTTCTGTGGACGAAGAAGTCAAAAGGGTAATTCCACTAATTAAAACCTTAATCCATAAGTTTCCAGATATCGTAATTTCAATTGATACTTTTCGTTCAAAAGTTGCTGAAAAGGCTGTTGAAGCTGGGGCTTCCATTATAAATGACGTTTCCGGTGGGAATTTGGATAAGGAAATGTTTGAAACAGTGGCTAAATTGAAAGTGCCTTATATATTAATGCATATGAGAGGCACTCCTGCAACGATGCAAAAAATGACTGATTATAATCATTTAATAAAAGAAATCGTATTAGAATTAAGCCAGAAGCTAGAAATTCTTCGTTCCTTGCAAGTGAATGATGTCATTATTGATCCTGGCTTCGGATTTGCAAAAAGCTTGGCGCAGAATTATGAAATACTCAATAATTTGTCCTATTTTAAGCAATTAGAATGCCCTATTTTAGTAGGTGTATCGCGGAAATCCATGATTTACAAACTTTTAGATGTTGAGGCAGTTGATGCATTGAATGGAACAACCGCTTTAAATATGGTAGCTTTACTAAATGGAGGCCATATTTTAAGAGTTCATGATGTGAAGGAAGCAGTAGAAACAGTGAAAATTTATAACCAATTGACAACTTGA
- the cdaA gene encoding diadenylate cyclase CdaA, which produces MILGFTIGFLEVSLVDILDIGLVSFLLFQVYNLMRGSVAVRIFIGFLSLYLIYLVVRAAEMELLSAILGQFMGVGVIAVLILFQQEIRKFLLLLGKTTSLNSENGFLSNLPWKKKKAGEELNITPLIEASKSLGGTNTGALIVLSKGSELKFYSESGDLIDAIVSKRLLMAIFNKTSPLHDGAVIIHKGRITAARCVLPVTEKDVPAQFGLRHRAAIGMSETTDTIILIVSEETGQLSVARNGTIYHNLSNQEIRSKINDYLTEEKKKKPKEEKNPVAEEEVSK; this is translated from the coding sequence TTGATTTTAGGATTTACCATAGGGTTTTTAGAAGTAAGCTTAGTTGATATTTTAGATATTGGCTTGGTTAGCTTTTTACTTTTTCAAGTTTATAATTTGATGCGTGGTAGCGTAGCAGTCAGGATTTTTATTGGATTCCTTTCTCTCTATTTAATTTATTTAGTTGTTAGGGCAGCCGAAATGGAATTGCTTTCTGCTATTCTAGGTCAATTTATGGGAGTTGGTGTTATTGCTGTTCTTATTTTGTTCCAACAAGAAATTAGGAAATTCCTTTTGCTTTTAGGGAAAACCACTTCTCTTAATTCAGAAAATGGCTTTCTTTCTAATTTGCCATGGAAAAAGAAAAAGGCAGGAGAAGAATTAAATATTACACCTTTGATTGAAGCTTCCAAATCTTTGGGGGGAACCAATACAGGAGCTTTAATTGTGCTTTCGAAAGGATCTGAATTAAAATTTTATTCAGAGTCAGGTGATTTAATTGATGCCATAGTTTCCAAGCGATTATTGATGGCAATTTTTAATAAAACAAGTCCTTTGCATGATGGTGCTGTTATTATTCATAAAGGTAGAATAACTGCCGCAAGATGTGTATTACCTGTAACGGAAAAAGATGTTCCGGCTCAATTCGGTTTAAGGCATAGAGCAGCAATAGGAATGTCAGAAACCACTGATACCATAATCCTTATCGTTTCCGAAGAAACGGGTCAACTTTCTGTTGCGAGAAATGGGACTATCTATCACAATCTGTCAAATCAGGAAATTAGATCCAAAATCAATGATTACCTGACTGAAGAAAAAAAGAAAAAGCCTAAAGAAGAGAAAAATCCTGTCGCTGAAGAAGAAGTTTCGAAGTAA
- a CDS encoding enoyl-CoA hydratase-related protein yields the protein MEFIKVNTQYKKHIALINLNRPKELNALNLQLMNELKDTLKALDEDDDVRVIILTGNEKAFAAGADIKQMAGKTAIDMLNVDQFSTWDQIKKTKKPLIAAVSGFALGGGCELAMTCDMIVASESAKFGQPEIKIGVMPGAGGTQRLTRAIGKAKAMELVLTGNFISADEALHYGLVNKVVPTEMYLEAAAELAEQIAQMSPVAAKLAKESVNRAFETHLDEGLHFERKNFYLTFASEDQTEGMKAFVEKRKPEFTGK from the coding sequence ATGGAATTTATAAAAGTAAATACACAATATAAAAAGCATATAGCGCTCATCAATCTTAACAGACCTAAGGAATTGAATGCCTTGAATTTGCAGTTGATGAATGAATTGAAGGATACCTTAAAGGCGCTTGATGAAGACGATGATGTTAGAGTAATTATTCTGACAGGAAATGAAAAAGCTTTTGCAGCTGGAGCAGATATTAAGCAAATGGCTGGTAAAACAGCTATTGATATGCTCAATGTTGACCAGTTCAGTACCTGGGATCAAATCAAAAAAACAAAAAAACCATTGATTGCAGCCGTTTCTGGTTTTGCATTAGGCGGAGGTTGCGAGTTAGCTATGACTTGCGATATGATAGTAGCATCTGAATCTGCAAAGTTTGGCCAGCCTGAAATTAAAATTGGGGTAATGCCCGGTGCAGGTGGAACCCAAAGATTAACTAGAGCAATTGGTAAAGCTAAAGCGATGGAATTGGTCTTAACAGGTAATTTTATTAGCGCAGACGAAGCTTTGCATTATGGATTAGTCAATAAAGTGGTGCCTACTGAAATGTATTTGGAAGCAGCAGCTGAATTGGCAGAGCAGATCGCTCAAATGTCTCCTGTTGCGGCTAAATTAGCAAAGGAATCTGTCAATAGAGCTTTTGAAACGCATTTGGATGAAGGATTACATTTCGAACGTAAAAACTTCTATTTAACATTTGCTTCTGAAGACCAAACGGAAGGAATGAAAGCATTTGTAGAGAAAAGAAAGCCAGAGTTTACAGGTAAATAA
- a CDS encoding aminotransferase class V-fold PLP-dependent enzyme has product MQYNFYPGPSKIYPQVAGYFQEAMELGILERNHRSKAFQELFSTTKGLLKSKLNIPLDYEIVMVSSATECWEIISQSFIQNKSQHFFNGAFGEKWCNYTQKILPKAEAISFGLNENPSLQSVENAELLAFTHNETSNGSAISEQFQKQLRTKFSNSLIAYDATSSMAGYELDWEMGDIWYASVQKCFGLPAGMALMVVSPKAIMRAKEIDESDHYNSFNFILKNALDNQTHHTPNIANIFMLNRLMRNVENISAIHQNLKKRKEQFFNELSKLEKLSSIIQFNELQSDTVFCLRGEKDIIRKLKEEAEKEGFILGNGYGGWKENTIRIANFPAIPNQHYIDLINFLLRFDKMN; this is encoded by the coding sequence ATGCAATATAATTTCTATCCCGGCCCATCAAAGATATATCCACAAGTGGCGGGATATTTTCAGGAGGCTATGGAGTTAGGAATCTTGGAAAGGAATCATAGATCAAAAGCCTTTCAAGAATTATTCTCTACTACCAAAGGCCTTTTGAAATCTAAATTGAATATCCCTTTAGATTATGAGATTGTAATGGTTTCCTCTGCAACTGAATGTTGGGAAATCATTTCTCAATCTTTCATCCAAAATAAATCACAACATTTTTTCAATGGAGCTTTTGGTGAGAAGTGGTGCAATTATACCCAAAAAATTCTTCCAAAGGCTGAAGCAATATCATTTGGATTGAACGAAAACCCATCCCTTCAATCTGTTGAAAATGCAGAGTTATTAGCTTTCACACATAATGAAACCTCAAATGGAAGTGCAATATCTGAGCAATTTCAAAAGCAGCTTCGTACAAAATTTTCTAATAGTTTAATAGCTTATGATGCTACTTCCTCCATGGCGGGTTATGAATTGGATTGGGAAATGGGAGATATTTGGTATGCATCTGTTCAAAAATGTTTTGGCCTACCTGCAGGAATGGCATTGATGGTAGTAAGTCCTAAGGCTATAATGAGAGCTAAAGAAATTGATGAAAGTGATCATTATAATTCTTTTAATTTCATTTTAAAAAACGCATTAGATAATCAAACCCATCATACTCCTAATATTGCTAATATCTTTATGCTCAATAGATTGATGCGAAATGTTGAGAATATTTCAGCTATTCATCAAAACTTGAAGAAACGGAAGGAGCAATTTTTTAATGAGCTGTCAAAATTGGAAAAGTTATCTTCTATAATACAATTTAATGAGCTTCAATCAGATACTGTTTTTTGCTTAAGAGGTGAAAAAGATATTATCCGTAAATTAAAAGAAGAAGCTGAAAAAGAAGGGTTTATATTAGGCAATGGATACGGAGGATGGAAAGAGAATACCATCCGAATTGCCAATTTTCCTGCAATTCCAAATCAACATTACATCGACTTGATTAATTTCTTGTTACGTTTTGATAAAATGAATTGA
- a CDS encoding MarC family protein, which produces MLNFKEIISVSLILFSVIDILGSVPIVIDLRKKLGHVQSGKATIVAGVIMIVFLFLGESILKLFGIDVASFAIAGAIVMFLIGMEMVLGIVLFKHEEASASSASIMPIAFPLIAGAGTMTTLISLKAEYQTYNIIIGVVINLILVFVVLKTCGWLERKIGQAGFSILRKVFGIILLAISIKLFKNFF; this is translated from the coding sequence ATGCTCAATTTTAAAGAAATTATTTCCGTTTCTCTCATCCTGTTTTCAGTGATTGATATTTTAGGTTCCGTACCGATTGTAATTGACCTTAGAAAGAAACTAGGACATGTGCAATCAGGTAAAGCTACTATTGTAGCAGGTGTTATTATGATTGTTTTTCTCTTCTTGGGAGAGTCTATTCTGAAGCTTTTCGGAATTGATGTGGCATCTTTTGCCATTGCGGGTGCTATAGTGATGTTCTTAATCGGAATGGAAATGGTATTGGGTATTGTTTTATTTAAACATGAAGAAGCCTCTGCCAGTAGTGCTTCTATTATGCCGATAGCATTTCCTTTAATTGCAGGGGCTGGAACTATGACTACTTTAATTTCACTAAAGGCAGAGTATCAAACTTATAATATCATAATAGGAGTGGTAATTAACCTAATTTTGGTTTTTGTAGTTTTAAAAACCTGTGGTTGGCTTGAAAGAAAAATAGGACAAGCAGGATTTAGTATATTGCGAAAAGTATTTGGGATTATTTTATTAGCAATCTCTATTAAACTATTTAAAAACTTCTTTTAA
- the rnhA gene encoding ribonuclease HI, with translation MITIYTDGSALGNPGPGGYGVVMRFGDKKKEISEGYRNTTNNRMELLAIIVALKSLKSKKYPVHIYSDSKYVIDSITKGWLSGWVKKGFKGKKNIDLWKQYLEVSKGYDLHFHWVKGHAGNSDNERCDRLAVAKAESGPHLIDEGFENR, from the coding sequence ATGATTACCATTTATACAGACGGCTCAGCTTTAGGAAATCCTGGCCCTGGTGGCTATGGAGTAGTAATGCGTTTTGGAGACAAAAAGAAAGAAATTTCAGAAGGATATCGCAATACTACCAATAACAGAATGGAGTTGTTGGCAATTATAGTGGCTTTAAAAAGTTTAAAATCTAAAAAATATCCAGTTCATATCTACAGTGATTCAAAATATGTAATTGATTCTATTACAAAAGGTTGGCTCTCTGGTTGGGTTAAAAAAGGCTTTAAGGGGAAGAAAAATATTGACTTATGGAAGCAATATTTAGAAGTTTCAAAAGGTTATGATTTACACTTCCATTGGGTGAAAGGTCATGCAGGAAACTCTGATAATGAGCGCTGTGATCGTTTGGCGGTTGCTAAAGCAGAAAGTGGACCTCACCTTATTGACGAAGGATTCGAAAATAGATAA
- a CDS encoding tetratricopeptide repeat protein, with protein sequence MQDQDYQIFEAYLAGDLPADKVRVHEEKIEQDQDYKESFELYKSLNQHLENKEKNEKELEQFKNTVSDISDNYFATRKKTKFAWVKMAVAASIIIAIGLYFLIGEISKPQYQEIAQIPTIHLTERSADGEIYVQAEEAFNQEQYTEAIKLFGQILQEDNQNQSISLYQAIAFMEIDSANRAKELYDKIIEKENAYSEEALWYAALNELKEENYTACKEYLTKINPSASRYEDAQNLLEKL encoded by the coding sequence ATGCAAGACCAGGACTATCAAATATTTGAAGCATACTTAGCAGGTGATTTGCCAGCAGATAAGGTGAGAGTACATGAGGAAAAAATAGAGCAAGATCAAGATTATAAAGAGTCTTTCGAACTTTATAAATCATTAAATCAACACTTAGAAAATAAAGAGAAAAATGAAAAGGAGCTAGAACAGTTTAAAAATACAGTTTCTGATATTTCTGATAACTATTTTGCAACTAGAAAGAAAACTAAATTTGCATGGGTGAAAATGGCGGTAGCAGCTTCCATCATAATTGCAATTGGTTTATATTTTCTAATAGGTGAAATATCCAAGCCACAATACCAAGAAATTGCACAAATCCCTACTATCCATTTAACAGAAAGAAGTGCTGATGGAGAAATTTATGTACAAGCTGAAGAAGCATTTAATCAAGAGCAATATACTGAGGCCATCAAATTATTTGGTCAGATTCTTCAAGAAGATAATCAAAATCAATCCATTAGCTTATATCAAGCTATTGCCTTTATGGAAATAGATTCTGCTAATAGAGCTAAGGAATTGTATGATAAAATTATTGAGAAAGAAAATGCTTATAGTGAAGAAGCACTTTGGTATGCAGCACTTAATGAATTAAAGGAGGAAAATTATACGGCTTGCAAAGAGTATTTAACTAAAATAAATCCCTCTGCAAGCCGATATGAAGATGCTCAAAATCTTCTTGAAAAATTATAA
- a CDS encoding RNA polymerase sigma factor — MTLKKHPDQYYVDGIKHNDSNVIREIYDSFSEKVIHYICKNNGNESQAADIIQEVLITIFKQAQNQGLTLTCPFDAYFFLICKRKWLNELKKNSKEQVTTDSDHLSIVDSAYEMAEETALHEEKELLFQEMFQKLSDKCKDLLKTSFQINYMEEVAKKLDISYAYARKKKSLCIGKLTELVKSSPKYNSIKKY; from the coding sequence ATGACCTTAAAAAAACATCCGGACCAATATTATGTGGATGGCATAAAGCATAATGACAGTAATGTTATTAGAGAAATCTATGATAGCTTTTCTGAGAAAGTCATTCATTATATTTGTAAAAATAATGGCAACGAATCTCAGGCAGCAGATATCATCCAAGAGGTTTTAATCACCATTTTTAAACAAGCTCAAAATCAAGGTTTAACGCTTACTTGTCCATTTGACGCTTACTTTTTTCTTATCTGTAAAAGGAAATGGTTAAATGAATTAAAGAAAAACAGTAAAGAACAGGTAACAACTGACAGTGATCATTTATCTATAGTCGACAGTGCATATGAAATGGCAGAAGAAACAGCTCTTCATGAAGAAAAGGAATTGTTGTTTCAAGAAATGTTTCAGAAACTCTCTGATAAGTGTAAAGATTTATTAAAAACTTCTTTTCAAATTAATTATATGGAAGAAGTTGCCAAAAAACTAGATATATCGTATGCCTACGCCAGAAAAAAGAAATCATTGTGTATTGGAAAATTAACTGAATTAGTTAAGTCATCTCCAAAATACAATTCAATTAAAAAATATTAA
- a CDS encoding DUF7849 domain-containing protein yields the protein MSNNLLISRLNVTTLSPMYKFTFLFLLCSHLCLAQQINQSDTVVREAKIESTVLGNSVKFGVDTPPLIQISGAPKGYYTFFWEFGDGEFSKEENPEHTFDKRGDYNVKLWVTNNYDAGKTPTTRPEKVKIDSVNLESNTSASLLGENNIIDFTKNREPIPNEDLVVVLTYKNPYNEIMDGRLYFFYNESIYKSDNFQLTDIRTYHGEYPIITEDRITDIDANPFQSMLASNGDGSFKTPFLIQDTTDQETLQKKIEESKKKFKEMKQIGFSDFQPGEERNIFFQLRTTPEMLKDTSAIISIRSVYIPNSNSANHSVKEMEMEIVTSHDPNKMTTNANLMDFRNRNQKDFKYKIQFQNNGEGPANTVRLETDIPEIFDQKEIELLDFYPKCEICPEVDVAYSCLDTTFLENKIIFTFKNIYLPGSNQKGVNSYDSTKGFVSYKIPLKGKIKKQKTQSQTAIYFDKNDPIITNYATTRFTPGLSVGIKAGVMRIASLQNYQEWFLGATLSSYQAFKGYLQSEVMIGSNNYTNSKTFTERTQRDEFFTEVYDYEQQSEFQNLSFYLVPTSYRYNLTDFLAVGAGLQIKWDIRSKIERETTGEYTEVVEIEDYERRVPERDTFEQETISNTFTNFNSAAFLDLNVGKVRIGPSVGIRYHLYFTAPTHQWQFYASWKF from the coding sequence TTGTCGAATAATTTATTAATTTCAAGGTTGAATGTAACTACGCTTAGTCCGATGTATAAATTTACTTTCCTTTTTTTACTCTGTTCTCACCTTTGTTTGGCTCAACAAATAAACCAGAGTGATACTGTTGTTCGAGAAGCAAAAATTGAGTCCACCGTTTTAGGGAATAGTGTTAAATTTGGTGTGGATACTCCACCATTAATTCAGATCTCAGGTGCCCCTAAAGGGTATTACACTTTTTTCTGGGAATTCGGAGATGGAGAATTTAGCAAGGAAGAAAATCCTGAACACACTTTTGATAAAAGAGGAGATTATAATGTTAAACTTTGGGTGACCAATAATTATGATGCTGGTAAAACTCCTACTACCAGACCAGAGAAAGTGAAAATTGACTCAGTGAATTTAGAATCAAATACTTCAGCTTCACTTTTGGGAGAGAATAACATAATAGATTTTACTAAAAATCGAGAACCAATTCCAAATGAAGATTTAGTAGTAGTATTAACCTATAAAAATCCATATAATGAAATAATGGATGGTCGGCTATATTTTTTTTATAACGAATCAATATATAAGTCGGATAATTTTCAATTAACTGACATTAGAACTTATCATGGTGAATATCCGATAATTACAGAGGATAGAATCACAGATATTGATGCAAATCCATTCCAATCCATGCTAGCATCAAATGGAGATGGTTCTTTTAAAACTCCTTTCCTAATTCAAGACACTACAGATCAGGAGACCTTGCAAAAGAAGATTGAAGAATCTAAAAAGAAATTTAAAGAAATGAAGCAAATTGGATTTTCCGATTTCCAGCCAGGAGAGGAGAGAAATATATTCTTTCAATTAAGAACCACTCCTGAAATGCTGAAGGATACAAGTGCCATAATAAGCATTAGAAGTGTTTATATTCCAAATTCTAATTCTGCTAATCATAGTGTAAAGGAAATGGAAATGGAAATTGTAACTTCTCATGACCCCAATAAAATGACTACAAATGCCAATTTGATGGATTTTAGAAATCGAAATCAAAAGGATTTTAAGTATAAAATTCAGTTTCAGAACAATGGGGAAGGTCCTGCAAATACCGTCCGTTTGGAAACAGATATTCCTGAAATATTTGATCAAAAGGAAATTGAACTGCTAGATTTTTATCCTAAGTGTGAGATTTGCCCTGAAGTGGATGTTGCTTATAGTTGCCTCGATACTACCTTTTTGGAAAATAAGATCATTTTTACTTTTAAAAATATATACTTGCCAGGGAGTAATCAAAAAGGAGTGAATTCTTATGATTCTACCAAAGGATTTGTGAGTTATAAAATTCCATTAAAAGGTAAAATCAAGAAGCAAAAAACTCAAAGCCAAACGGCTATTTATTTTGATAAGAATGATCCTATTATCACAAATTATGCAACCACTCGTTTTACACCAGGACTTTCTGTTGGAATAAAAGCAGGTGTTATGCGAATTGCTAGTTTACAGAATTATCAAGAATGGTTTCTAGGTGCAACACTATCAAGTTATCAAGCATTCAAAGGCTATTTGCAATCCGAAGTTATGATTGGATCTAACAACTATACTAACAGTAAAACTTTTACCGAAAGAACCCAAAGAGATGAGTTTTTTACTGAGGTTTATGATTATGAGCAACAATCAGAATTTCAGAATTTGAGCTTTTATTTAGTACCTACATCTTATCGATATAACCTAACTGATTTTCTAGCGGTAGGAGCAGGACTACAAATTAAATGGGATATTCGCTCTAAAATTGAGAGAGAAACAACAGGGGAATATACAGAGGTTGTTGAGATTGAAGATTATGAACGTAGAGTTCCTGAAAGGGATACTTTTGAACAAGAAACGATAAGCAATACATTTACTAATTTCAATAGTGCAGCATTTTTAGATCTTAATGTTGGGAAAGTGAGGATTGGTCCAAGTGTTGGTATTCGTTACCATCTTTATTTTACAGCACCAACACATCAATGGCAGTTCTATGCTAGTTGGAAATTTTAA